AAATACTAGAGAAAAGGTGTTGATTATAATATGCCAACTCAAAAGTCTAGTTAAATATGATTATTGAAAATACTAGAGCCTAGTAAACTATAGTTTGATAGTTCAAAAACTTTATACAGTAATTTCAATATGTTTAGCAAAATAACTAGCACAACAGATTAACTAGTTATAAAACCGGATTATTAATAGCATTAAAATAAATTAACAATATAAACATATATTTTGATATCATTAGTGTAATAAATCATTTAAATATTAGAAAATTTTACTGTAAAATGATAAAATAACAGGTACAATATTCAGAAAGCACAGAAATAGTAACTATAATTATCCCAAGGATATAAGAAAATTGATATTTAAAATTAGAAGAAGGATAGAAGCTAGTTTTTATTCATTGGCATAACAATTAAATTTGAATAAAGTAAAAAGTAAATCAATGTTAGAGCTTATAACTAAAACTTCAATAAAAGTTTTAGTTATCATATACCATTTTTAATAAATTAATGGTATATGAAGATTCTATATCTAAAATAAAAAGATTAGTATTTGAATAAAAATTACAACTAGTAATCTTTCATAGGACATTCTTTTTTGCATAATTTGATTACTTTACTTAGAAAAATAATTAATTAGCACGACAAATTAAATGAATTTTAAAATATATGTTTTAAATCAAAAGATGTTAGGTAATTATAAAATGAAGGGATGTGTTTAATATGACATTTAAAAATTTAAAGGAGTTAGATACTACAGAATCTAGGAGTTGTGCATTAGTATTTAATTTTAATAATAAAGAGTTAATTAAAATAAAGAGTGTATTTAGATTAAGTGGAATAAGTGATATTATTATATTAAAAAACGACAATTTAAATACTCCTATAAAAGATATATTAAATGATAACTTATTAGAAGATAGTAAGGAAAAAATAAATAGTAGAGCTATTATATTTAATAACATAGAAAGTAGAAAGATTAGTGCTGTATCTGATAATTTAAAAAAATTAAAAGTACAAAGACCTTTATTAGCCACAGTAACAGAAACATCAATTAACTGGGACTTAAAAAATCTTTTATATAACTTACAAGAAGAAGCGATTAGTTTAAATAGCTCAAAAATATCTATACATAAAAATTCATAAGTAAATACACAATTACCCAAATTTTATACATATATTAATATATGTATAAAAGGAGGTCGTTGAGTATGAAAGTTGAATTGACAACTATTGAACTCAAGGCACTTGAGTTAAAGGATATAAATAATTTTAATGATAAAAAATGTGCAAGTATAATGAGTATAAGCGTTAAAGAATATAATGATATATTAAATAAAGCAAGAGAAAAAGTAACTAAGGCACTTATAGATAAAGATGAAATTAATATTATAGATATTAGTGTAAATGATGAGCCTAAATGTACTACTTTATGCAAATTTAGATGTGCTATATGTGGTCAAATATATGAGATAGATTATACTAAGGAAGATATAAAGTGTCCATTATGTTTATCTAGTAAAATTATGACAAATGAAGAAGCTGGTTTCTTAAAATAATTAAAAACCCTTATGATTAATACAATGAATTATTTAGAAAAACAGAAGGTAAATTATTTGATTATAAAAATATAATAGCTCAATGAAGAGAAAAAAGGCTGTTAAGGTAAAGTAGACTATAAATTGTTTAATTGGTAAGATAGTAAGGAACCTTTTTATTTAAAAAATTTAGTTAGAAGGAAATAAAAAAGGAATATTTGAATAAATCTCGAATATTTTATTATATAAATTACAATCATTATCAAAGTATATAAAAGCATATAGAACTCTAGAAATAGGGTTCTTTTTTTTATTATATCCAGAAGATTTCAATAATCAAAATGCTACACTAGAACTTTAATAAGTTTTTTATTTAGACAAGTTTCAAATTATTAACTAATTTAATAACATATAAAGATTATAATTCGAAATTGGGAGGTAATTTATGGCAACATACAACTTTACTGTTCATACGGGGGATATATATTTAGGAGGAACAGATTCTAATATATTTCTTCAATTACAAGGAGACTTAGGAAAATCTTTCATGTTTAGAACAAATGGACACATAAAAGGAAATGCATATGAAAGAGATCAAATAGATAAATTTTCTATTAACTTAGAGGGCGACTATGGGGATATACATACTATATATCTTAAAAGTGACTGTATGTATGCTGGAAGTGGATGGTTTTTAGATTATATAAAAATAAAAAAAGAAGGTAGTAATATACCCAAAGGATATATCTGCGCCTAAATTGAAAGTAGTAAATTTATCTGGGGGAAGATACACTATATCTCCCAATACTAAGGTCCAAATTAATGTGTGTAGTGAAATAAGACATGAAGTTGATTATTCTAAGGTTGAAGTATTAGATTCTACAACTAAGGCAAGTGTATCTGTTCCGGTTGACGTGGTAAAGTTAGCATTTGAACAACAAATAAATGCATCTATTTCTGAAACAATAAAACAAATATCGAGTGAATGCAATAGATTTGAAGCTATATATGAAATAGAACCTTCAAGTAAAGAAAGAGTGCTTGAAGAACTTTGGATTGAAGAAAATTATAGTTATAGTGTAGTATTAGGAAGTAAAATTTTTAACTTTGATCTTCCTAAAACTAGGCGATTTGCTGGATTTAAAGATGTATCTACAGGAAATAATGTAGATGCGAATAAAATTAAATAAAACATCTTAAAGGTTAAAAGAAACATTTCAAAAGGGGCTAGATTAATTTCTAGCTCTTTTATTTTTCAAAAGGTGGTGCGTTATAAATATATACAGTGAGAAAGTTTATAATAAAATGATAATACCAGGTAAAATATACCTGGTATTGGAGTTGTCGATAACTATATGGATAAAATTGTTAGTTATTTTTAAACTGACAATTAACTGACATTTTCAAAAAAATATTTTAATTTATAACTTAGATACATTTATAGCAGAAAGACCTTTAGGAGCATCAACTACATCAAATGATACTTCTTCACCTTCGTGTAAATCCTTATCATGTCCATTTTCTTTTACATTTGAATAATGTACAAAAACATCATTTCCATCATTTGCAGATATAAAACCATATCCTCTATCATTATCAAACCATTTTACAACACCAGTATAATTTGCCATATATAAATATCTCCTTTTTAAATTTTGATATAATATATTATTTACTGATATATTTTATTTTATTAAAAAAATTTGGGTAATTGGTATAAAAGTAGGGTATAAAGATGGTATACTAAGTTGGGCGAGGTGATTTTAGTGAGCTATAAAAATATAAGTAGCAATGAATTAAAAGAGTTAATAAAAAATAATGAAAATATATTATTAATAGATGTAAGAAGTGAAGATGAATTTGAAGAAATTAATATAGAAACATCAATAAATATACCGTTACAAGATTTACTATATAATATAGATGAACTACAAGATCATAATGATAAAGATATAGTAATTTATTGCAGAAGTGGACATAGAAGTATTACAGCATGCAACTTATTAGCTATGGAAGGATTTAATAAGTTGTATAACCTAGAATGTGGAATAATAGACTATTTAAAATAAGAGAGCTTTAATTAAGCTTTCTTATTTTTATTCACATACTATTATATCAACTTTTGATAAATCAAAATCATAAAAATAATGAACTAATTCAAAAATAATGTTTTCCATTTAATATATATTTAGTTTTAGTTGTAAATTATAGAAAAAACCTATTATACATTAATATATATAATAGGTTTAAAGTTTAAAAAGTTCTTATAAATGCTAATATAATAAGAAGTACACCAGATATCCAAGATAAGTTTACATTTATTATATTAGCAAAGCGTCTTCCTAACTGACTTCCTAATAGCAAACTAACTATACCAACTAAAAAGCAAAGAATTATAACCTGAGCATAATTTACATATCCCAATCCGCTACCAAAACCAACTGCTAAACTATCTAATGAAAGAGCAATTGCTAAATAAAAAGCTTCTTTAGCGCTAAGTAATTTAGAATTATCATAATCAGCCTTTATTTCATCTGCATAAATTTGAAGGACAAATTTAAAGTCAAAAATTTTAAAAGTAAGAGGTTTATCTTTATTGGAAAACTTTCTTATATACTTTTTACAAAATACTTCAAATACTCTATATATACCAAGTCCTAATAAAAGAAAAAAGCTAAGATAGGTAGCCACATTAATAGGTATAAAATTATTCAATAAATCTCCTAAAAACAGAGCAATACCTAGAAATGACGAACAAACTAAGTTTATTATAATTGAAGAATAAAAGGGTATTTTTATTTTATCTGTACCATAAGCAATACTAGCTACAAAAGTATCTAAGCATAAAGAAA
The Romboutsia ilealis genome window above contains:
- a CDS encoding DUF3783 domain-containing protein gives rise to the protein MTFKNLKELDTTESRSCALVFNFNNKELIKIKSVFRLSGISDIIILKNDNLNTPIKDILNDNLLEDSKEKINSRAIIFNNIESRKISAVSDNLKKLKVQRPLLATVTETSINWDLKNLLYNLQEEAISLNSSKISIHKNS
- a CDS encoding DUF134 domain-containing protein, coding for MKVELTTIELKALELKDINNFNDKKCASIMSISVKEYNDILNKAREKVTKALIDKDEINIIDISVNDEPKCTTLCKFRCAICGQIYEIDYTKEDIKCPLCLSSKIMTNEEAGFLK
- a CDS encoding PLAT/LH2 domain-containing protein, whose amino-acid sequence is MATYNFTVHTGDIYLGGTDSNIFLQLQGDLGKSFMFRTNGHIKGNAYERDQIDKFSINLEGDYGDIHTIYLKSDCMYAGSGWFLDYIKIKKEGSNIPKGYICA
- a CDS encoding cold-shock protein, which produces MANYTGVVKWFDNDRGYGFISANDGNDVFVHYSNVKENGHDKDLHEGEEVSFDVVDAPKGLSAINVSKL
- a CDS encoding rhodanese-like domain-containing protein, coding for MSYKNISSNELKELIKNNENILLIDVRSEDEFEEINIETSINIPLQDLLYNIDELQDHNDKDIVIYCRSGHRSITACNLLAMEGFNKLYNLECGIIDYLK
- the ytaF gene encoding sporulation membrane protein YtaF, which gives rise to MLQSLLLVFSLCLDTFVASIAYGTDKIKIPFYSSIIINLVCSSFLGIALFLGDLLNNFIPINVATYLSFFLLLGLGIYRVFEVFCKKYIRKFSNKDKPLTFKIFDFKFVLQIYADEIKADYDNSKLLSAKEAFYLAIALSLDSLAVGFGSGLGYVNYAQVIILCFLVGIVSLLLGSQLGRRFANIINVNLSWISGVLLIILAFIRTF